The following proteins are encoded in a genomic region of Candidatus Leptovillus gracilis:
- a CDS encoding Ig-like domain-containing protein: MRKSIAPLIVISLMLLVLLAACRRGQATEELPTAVPTAALPQPTNEPTRQPTAVPQPAQSAVDPADIDWPPQVIYSSPSVGEEVLLDGAITLRFDQPMDQNSVAQALAVQNVADDTAVSGSLTWSRPDTVIFTPAGQLNRQQTYRVMVGETAKGANGQAMSAPAEFDLQTIGALAVAQVIPANGTTGVAADGTITVLFNRPVVPLVTTDQQARLPQPLTFNPPVEGKGEWTSTSIYRFTPSVAMNGASNYQVTVNAGLEDVTGALLESDYTWRFATAAPEVVRIQIGLEENRSEGAPVRPTEAITVTFNMPMNRAATQSAISVRGVDAPAATLRYAWSDGDRVVTLTADPMLQLATDYQVVVATSAQAAASATNLSEQAIKPFTTVPFPAVRSTEPKNEATPEVWQRGFSVTFASPMDIATLEDRVVIEPAPRNPRYSFGEWDGFQMYLDFPLERSTTYRITIPGSAADPYGNTLGRDYTFQFTTPAASPLASFNLPGAITQLSTSFETAVNLIYRNVSQVTVNLYDVGLPIQYFGDSYNLYDYLPNTDPLRTWSLNPSGSGVESLSLADGGALPTGIYFLSARAPEVSDDFRYWQLQRVMLIVADTNLVVKEMPNEVRVWATNIASGQPGQGLTITLYDVNGAPSGTAVTDASGFARFDYTRSPNSYGGSVTVVSSAPGQTGFGVANSRWNGGFEPWRMGISQGYNDTSLPFAYLYTDRPIYRPGDTVHYKGIVRDPNFGRFSLPNLTKATVRITPVNYYSEGGIEEMIPVTLDSDGVFYGEWVIPDDAPLGALNIYMEGQDWETMRSFSVAEYRAPEFLISMTADNPEALRGETVNVTLQADYFFGGSAADLNVTWAIYEDAFYPTVDGPYYAFGDNGGLYYEDFGPWGRIGGGGGTYGRWLTSGEGKTDANGRVTITLPASLLQDAENGSRKVTVEASVSDLAEFPVTSQTAVTFHAAAGYVGVRSANYSVMAGTEAAVELLTVDWSGAPLPNQNVSVTFYRREWESDRTSDFGQYYTRWIPVDTELTQVDVTTDAQGRATASFTPDEGGSYLAVATLTDGRGRQQTATTGLWAMDENFSDWRSAPREYTLDLVADQPSYSPGDTARILVQSPFAGTVNAWLTIERGNMIEQRVVQVTGGQIIEIPITPIFAPNVYVGVTAVKPVNPTDETRPYADIRTGMIELSVSPEQQELLLTLTPRETELEPGDTAVFDIQVTNFAGQPAQAELSLALVDLAVLTLKPDNAPPILDAFYAEQPLYSYVGAGLLVSGEGLAIEVPEEFLGGGGGGGGDVTEAALSRAVGDEDDNARRDFPDTAYWQAKLFTDGGGQATVEIPLPDTLTTWRLSSKVVNNDSLVGQSNVDIVVSLPLLVRPVTPRFFTVGDVVQIGAIVNNLTGAAIEATVSLEADGFVEASFADQVVSVPANGRTLVRWPVTVDDVEFADLTFRVAGGGHSDATKPSFGVGPDNVIPVYRYSAPDIVGTSGVLEEPGRQIEAILLPANIDTRRGSVDVQISASLAAAMIDALEALNDEYYQSICASSVIDRLLPNTATARAITELGLDEAALLAQLDGQIIADISQLEGLLKPDGGWGWCFSAESQPWLTAYGLLALTKAEEAGYGVNAGVLRQATSYLQRELRSASGLDRPWQANRQAFFLYVLAERGVDVVDEANALFAEQRGLLDPYAKAFLILAYEANAFASENQATLLADLNDAVIFSATGAHWEDAAQDFDNLNSDIRGTAIVLDALARTQPTAPFAPQTVNWLMVARTAVRWSTGHETAWSILALTDWLAATEELDANYDWALTVNLQPAAAGFFSEANVTERVYESIPMNQLVVGDTNFLGFERGSGDGRLYYNLHLNAYLPAESVQSTNRGIIVQRAYYDAACDPTTTTCLPINSIAAGGQVRVELTIIAPNNLLYAVVSDPLPSGAEGIDPGLETTSNRLSDSVERTDQTDNFWGWWGWWAFNRIEYRDERVVFYADFLPAGTYQYTYYLQANIPGAYQVMPTLAQQEFFPEVFGRTDGMLFTITE, from the coding sequence ATGCGTAAATCTATTGCGCCCCTCATAGTAATCAGCCTCATGCTGCTCGTGTTATTGGCGGCCTGCCGCCGCGGCCAAGCGACCGAAGAACTGCCGACGGCCGTTCCCACCGCCGCCCTGCCCCAACCCACCAACGAACCAACCCGCCAACCAACGGCCGTCCCCCAACCAGCCCAATCCGCCGTGGATCCGGCCGACATAGATTGGCCGCCGCAGGTTATCTACTCCAGCCCGTCTGTGGGCGAGGAGGTGCTGCTGGATGGGGCTATCACCCTCCGCTTCGACCAGCCCATGGACCAGAACAGCGTGGCGCAGGCGTTGGCCGTGCAAAATGTGGCCGATGATACGGCCGTTTCCGGCAGCCTCACCTGGTCTCGCCCCGATACCGTCATCTTCACCCCAGCCGGTCAGCTCAACCGGCAGCAAACCTACCGCGTGATGGTCGGTGAAACAGCCAAAGGGGCCAACGGCCAGGCCATGAGCGCCCCGGCCGAATTTGACCTGCAAACCATTGGCGCGCTGGCCGTAGCCCAGGTCATCCCCGCCAACGGGACTACCGGCGTTGCCGCCGATGGGACCATCACCGTGCTGTTTAACCGTCCCGTCGTGCCACTGGTCACCACCGACCAGCAGGCCCGGCTGCCTCAACCGCTCACCTTCAACCCACCTGTTGAAGGCAAGGGGGAATGGACCTCCACCAGCATTTACCGCTTCACGCCCAGCGTTGCCATGAACGGCGCATCCAATTACCAGGTCACGGTCAACGCCGGATTGGAAGATGTGACCGGCGCACTGCTGGAGAGTGACTACACCTGGCGCTTCGCCACAGCCGCGCCTGAAGTGGTGCGCATCCAGATTGGCCTGGAAGAAAACCGGTCAGAAGGCGCGCCGGTCCGCCCCACCGAGGCCATCACTGTCACCTTTAACATGCCGATGAACCGTGCCGCTACCCAGTCGGCCATCTCCGTGCGCGGCGTAGACGCCCCGGCGGCCACGCTGCGTTACGCCTGGTCAGATGGCGACCGCGTCGTCACCTTAACGGCTGACCCCATGCTGCAATTGGCGACCGATTACCAGGTTGTCGTGGCAACCAGCGCCCAGGCCGCCGCCAGCGCCACCAACCTGAGCGAACAGGCCATCAAACCCTTTACCACCGTGCCCTTCCCGGCCGTGCGCAGCACCGAACCGAAAAATGAGGCGACGCCGGAAGTGTGGCAGCGCGGTTTTAGCGTCACCTTTGCCTCGCCCATGGACATCGCCACGCTGGAAGACCGCGTGGTCATCGAACCGGCGCCACGCAATCCGCGTTATTCGTTTGGTGAATGGGATGGCTTCCAGATGTATTTGGACTTCCCGCTGGAACGTTCTACCACCTATCGCATCACCATTCCCGGCAGTGCTGCCGATCCATATGGCAATACGCTGGGCCGGGATTACACCTTCCAATTCACCACGCCGGCTGCTTCACCGCTGGCTTCGTTTAACCTGCCCGGCGCAATTACCCAGTTGAGTACCAGTTTTGAAACGGCCGTCAACCTCATCTACCGCAATGTCTCCCAGGTAACGGTGAATCTGTACGATGTAGGACTGCCCATCCAATACTTCGGCGACAGCTATAACCTCTACGATTACCTACCCAACACCGATCCGCTGCGCACCTGGAGCCTGAACCCGTCCGGCAGCGGCGTCGAATCGCTGTCTCTGGCCGATGGTGGTGCGCTGCCTACCGGCATTTACTTCCTCAGCGCGCGCGCCCCAGAAGTCAGCGACGATTTCCGCTATTGGCAGTTGCAGCGGGTGATGCTGATTGTGGCCGACACCAACCTGGTGGTGAAAGAAATGCCCAACGAAGTGCGCGTATGGGCCACCAACATCGCCTCCGGCCAGCCAGGCCAGGGTTTAACCATCACGCTGTATGACGTGAATGGCGCGCCCAGCGGCACGGCCGTTACCGACGCCAGTGGGTTTGCCCGTTTTGACTACACGCGCAGCCCCAACAGCTATGGTGGCAGCGTCACCGTCGTCAGCAGTGCGCCGGGGCAGACCGGCTTTGGTGTGGCCAACAGCCGTTGGAACGGCGGCTTTGAGCCGTGGCGCATGGGCATCAGCCAGGGATACAACGACACCAGCCTGCCCTTTGCCTATCTCTACACCGACCGGCCCATTTACCGGCCAGGCGACACCGTACACTACAAAGGCATCGTGCGCGACCCCAATTTTGGCCGCTTCAGCTTGCCCAACTTGACAAAAGCGACGGTGCGCATCACCCCGGTCAACTACTATTCCGAAGGGGGCATAGAGGAGATGATCCCCGTGACGCTGGACAGCGATGGCGTCTTTTATGGCGAGTGGGTCATTCCCGATGACGCGCCGCTGGGGGCGTTGAACATCTACATGGAAGGGCAAGATTGGGAAACCATGCGCTCCTTCAGCGTGGCCGAATATCGCGCTCCAGAGTTCCTCATCAGCATGACGGCCGACAACCCGGAAGCGCTGCGCGGCGAGACGGTGAACGTGACACTGCAAGCCGATTACTTCTTCGGCGGTTCGGCGGCCGACCTGAACGTGACCTGGGCCATCTATGAAGACGCCTTTTACCCGACGGTGGATGGCCCCTATTACGCCTTTGGCGACAACGGCGGCCTGTATTATGAAGATTTTGGCCCCTGGGGACGCATCGGCGGCGGCGGCGGGACGTATGGCCGCTGGCTGACCTCTGGCGAGGGCAAAACGGACGCCAATGGCCGTGTCACCATCACCTTGCCTGCCAGTCTGCTGCAAGACGCCGAAAACGGCAGCCGCAAAGTGACGGTGGAAGCCTCCGTAAGCGACCTGGCCGAGTTCCCGGTCACCAGCCAGACGGCCGTTACCTTCCATGCCGCCGCCGGCTACGTGGGCGTGCGTTCGGCCAACTATTCCGTCATGGCCGGGACGGAAGCGGCCGTCGAACTCCTGACAGTAGATTGGAGCGGCGCGCCGCTGCCCAACCAAAATGTGTCCGTCACCTTTTATCGCCGCGAATGGGAAAGCGACCGCACCAGTGACTTTGGGCAATATTACACGCGCTGGATTCCGGTGGATACGGAACTGACGCAGGTAGACGTGACCACCGATGCGCAAGGCCGGGCGACAGCCAGCTTTACGCCCGACGAAGGCGGCTCTTACCTCGCCGTCGCCACCCTGACCGACGGCCGTGGCCGCCAACAAACAGCCACCACCGGCCTGTGGGCTATGGATGAAAACTTCAGCGATTGGCGCTCTGCGCCGCGCGAATACACCCTGGACCTGGTGGCCGACCAGCCCAGTTACAGCCCCGGCGACACGGCGCGCATCCTGGTGCAGTCGCCCTTTGCCGGAACGGTGAATGCCTGGTTGACCATCGAACGCGGCAACATGATTGAACAGCGAGTGGTGCAAGTGACCGGCGGTCAGATCATCGAAATCCCCATCACGCCCATCTTTGCGCCGAACGTGTATGTGGGGGTAACGGCCGTTAAACCGGTCAATCCCACCGATGAGACACGGCCGTATGCCGACATCCGCACTGGCATGATCGAACTCTCCGTCTCGCCAGAACAGCAAGAACTGCTCCTAACGCTGACGCCGCGTGAAACCGAACTGGAACCGGGGGATACGGCCGTCTTCGACATCCAGGTCACCAACTTCGCCGGGCAGCCAGCCCAGGCCGAACTCTCGTTGGCTCTGGTGGATTTGGCCGTACTCACCCTAAAACCGGACAACGCGCCGCCCATCCTGGACGCCTTTTACGCCGAGCAGCCGTTGTACAGCTACGTTGGCGCCGGTCTGCTGGTGTCTGGCGAAGGATTGGCGATTGAAGTGCCTGAGGAGTTCCTGGGCGGCGGCGGTGGCGGTGGCGGCGATGTAACCGAAGCGGCCCTAAGCCGGGCTGTGGGCGATGAAGATGATAACGCCCGCCGCGACTTCCCGGACACCGCTTACTGGCAAGCCAAACTATTCACCGACGGCGGTGGGCAGGCGACGGTGGAAATTCCGCTGCCCGATACCCTGACCACCTGGCGGTTGAGCAGCAAAGTGGTGAACAACGATTCGCTGGTCGGCCAGTCCAACGTAGACATTGTTGTCAGTTTGCCGCTGTTGGTGCGTCCGGTGACGCCCCGTTTCTTCACTGTGGGCGACGTGGTGCAGATTGGGGCCATCGTCAACAACCTGACCGGCGCGGCGATTGAAGCGACGGTCAGTCTGGAAGCCGACGGCTTTGTCGAGGCCAGTTTTGCCGATCAGGTGGTGAGTGTGCCGGCGAACGGCCGTACCCTGGTCCGCTGGCCGGTTACGGTGGACGACGTGGAATTTGCCGACCTGACCTTCCGCGTGGCCGGCGGTGGCCACAGCGACGCCACCAAACCCAGCTTCGGCGTGGGGCCGGACAACGTGATCCCGGTTTATCGCTACAGCGCGCCGGACATCGTCGGCACGTCGGGCGTGCTGGAAGAGCCAGGGCGGCAAATCGAAGCCATCCTGCTGCCGGCCAACATAGACACCCGGCGCGGCTCCGTGGACGTGCAGATCAGCGCCTCCCTGGCCGCGGCGATGATAGACGCTCTGGAAGCGCTCAACGACGAATATTACCAATCAATATGCGCCTCGTCGGTGATAGACCGGCTGCTGCCCAACACCGCCACCGCCCGCGCCATCACCGAATTGGGGTTGGACGAAGCGGCGCTGCTGGCGCAGTTAGACGGCCAGATCATCGCCGACATCAGCCAACTGGAAGGTCTGTTGAAGCCTGACGGCGGTTGGGGCTGGTGTTTCAGCGCCGAAAGCCAGCCCTGGCTGACGGCCTACGGTCTGCTGGCGCTGACGAAAGCCGAAGAAGCGGGCTATGGCGTCAATGCCGGGGTGCTGCGGCAGGCGACAAGCTATTTGCAGCGGGAACTGCGCAGCGCCAGCGGCCTGGACCGGCCCTGGCAGGCGAACCGGCAGGCGTTTTTCCTGTATGTGCTGGCCGAGCGGGGCGTGGACGTGGTGGACGAGGCCAACGCCTTGTTTGCCGAGCAGCGCGGCCTGCTGGACCCATATGCCAAAGCGTTCCTGATCCTGGCCTATGAAGCCAACGCCTTTGCCAGTGAAAATCAGGCGACGCTGCTGGCCGACTTGAATGACGCGGTGATCTTCAGCGCGACCGGCGCGCATTGGGAAGACGCGGCGCAGGACTTCGACAACCTGAACAGCGACATACGCGGCACGGCGATTGTGTTGGACGCCCTGGCGCGCACGCAGCCCACAGCCCCCTTTGCCCCGCAAACGGTGAACTGGCTGATGGTGGCGCGCACGGCCGTGCGCTGGTCTACCGGCCACGAAACAGCCTGGAGCATCCTGGCGCTAACCGATTGGCTGGCGGCGACGGAGGAGCTAGACGCCAACTATGATTGGGCGCTGACGGTGAATCTGCAACCGGCCGCCGCTGGCTTCTTTTCCGAGGCCAACGTGACGGAACGGGTGTATGAATCTATACCCATGAACCAGTTGGTGGTCGGCGATACCAACTTCCTGGGCTTCGAGCGTGGGTCTGGTGACGGCCGTCTCTATTACAACCTGCACCTCAACGCCTATCTACCGGCCGAATCGGTCCAATCTACCAACCGGGGCATTATCGTGCAGCGCGCTTATTACGACGCCGCCTGCGACCCGACCACGACCACCTGCCTGCCCATCAACAGCATTGCCGCTGGCGGGCAGGTGCGGGTAGAACTGACCATCATCGCTCCCAATAACCTGCTGTACGCGGTAGTCTCCGACCCGCTGCCTTCGGGCGCGGAGGGCATTGATCCTGGGCTTGAGACAACCTCCAACCGGCTGAGCGACAGCGTAGAACGGACCGATCAGACGGACAACTTCTGGGGTTGGTGGGGTTGGTGGGCCTTTAACCGCATTGAGTACCGCGACGAGCGGGTTGTGTTCTACGCCGACTTCTTACCGGCCGGTACGTACCAATACACCTACTACTTACAAGCCAACATACCGGGGGCGTATCAGGTGATGCCCACCCTGGCGCAGCAGGAATTCTTCCCAGAAGTATTCGGTCGCACGGATGGGATGTTGTTTACAATTACGGAGTAA